The following coding sequences lie in one Lolium perenne isolate Kyuss_39 chromosome 2, Kyuss_2.0, whole genome shotgun sequence genomic window:
- the LOC127330979 gene encoding uncharacterized protein, translating to MPSDEDYNNIDPVTYEGIFYQEQENFGDFEIEIGLEDLENEAHLHGETVVDLKDIQMLTKLHEGNGFNDEPPPDIPTQPHYSHDTDSDSENENPMPRYENPMPHYDSDDSR from the exons atgCCCTCCGACgaggattacaacaacattgaccctgtaacatacgagggaattttttatcaagagcaagagaactttggggATTTCGAAATAGAAATTGGTCTTGAGGACCTCGAGAATGAGGCACATCTTCATGGTGAAACAGTGGTGGACCTAAAGGACATACAAATGCTCACCAAGTTACATGAGGGCAATGGGttcaatgatgagcctccaccgGACATTCCCACCCAACCTCATTACTCACATGATACTGATAGTGATAGTGAaaatgagaacccaatgcctcgttatgagaacccaatgcctcattatgatagtgatgattcgag GTGA